Genomic DNA from Salinibacterium sp. NK8237:
ATCAACCTGTGGGCAGCATCGAGCGCGGTTTCCTAAGCCGCCATCGCACGACAGCTGCAGTCGCTGTGGGAGGGTAGAGCGTGAGCTCCCCCACAGCGCAGCAGCACCACGACGAAGTACTCGGTGCGCTTTCCGCGCTCGCCCGCGAAACGGAGATCTCGCCCAAGCGCGGTGAACTCGTGCGGGCCGATCGCCGCTCCGGCTACGCCTACTTCGGTCTGCGCACGCCAGACCGCCGCCGCCGAGTTGCGGCTGGCTTCTCGTTCACCGACCAGGATTCGGCATCCGTCCTCGCTGCATGGGATGGGATCTGGAACCTCGCCAACAACGGCGATGTGATGTTTGCGGCGCTCGATTTCTATCGGCACCGGATCGGTTCACGCCGTTGGACCGCGGCTGACGGCGCCGAACTCTGGAGCACCACCGTCGGCTGGATCGGGCGCATCGACAACTGGGCTCACGCCGATGACCTGGCTCGGCTGTATTCGTTCGCGCTGGCCGACCAGCCAGAACTCGTGTATCCGACACTCGAGGAGTGGAGCCGTTCCGACAGCGAATGGCAACGGCGTATCGCGATGGTGAGCCTCATCCACTACAGCGGCAAGAACGCCGTCTTCATGCCGATCGACCCGTGCCTTCAGTTGCTCGCGAACTGCGTGGACGACCGGCGCAAGACCGTCTCGAGCGCGCTCGGTTGGGTACTGCGCGAACTGCTGGCCGTGCATCCGGATGCCGTACGCGCGTTTCTGGCGACCCACTCCGCGAGCATGCCGCGGCCCGCCATTCGCCGCGCGACGGAGCGCTTGCCTCAACCCGAACGCGACCGCGTGCGCGCCTCGCTCGCTTAGCTCGGCCGCTCAGGGGACGAAACCCAGGACGCTGTTTTCCTCGGTTCTTGGTGGGCGCCAAGTGTCATAACTACCCCACCAATGCACAGCACAGTCGCGCCTGCCGCAATGGCGATCGCATACGCCCGCGGGTCCAAACTTGACCCAGCATCGGCAGCGCGCACTGAGGCGTACGAGAGAAGCTGCGACGAAATCACGGTGGAAAGGGTAGACGAGAGGCCAAGAATAGGTACGCTCACTGCCGTAACTCGCCCCATAAATCCCGGCGGTGTTGAGGCTTGCAAAATGGGCCCCTGCGCAACCAGATAGACCGCAAATCCAACACCACAGAGCAGCATCATCCCTGCTGCTGACCAGAAATCCCGCGTGAAGGCATAACCGAAATAGCAGAGACCAAGAGCGACGATCACGCTAGGAAAAAGTCGCTCACTGCCCACCTTGCGCACCAGCGGCGCAGCGAACGCAGCTCCGATGAGGCCTCCAAGCGAAAAGCTTGCGGCGACCATTCCATATTCGGCAGCGCTGAGGCGAAGTGTTTCGAGAGCGAAAAGGGACAGCACCGCATTGTTTATCCCCAGCGAGACGCCGTAGAGCCCAACGCCGATGAGAACCATCCTTATCGAACGCACGCGCCAGGCCGTGACGATCCCGCTGCGAAAACGCGACCAAAATGATGCGATTTCGGGTTCTGAGATCGGGATCACCGCGAGGTTTCGAGTCTGCGCGATTACGAGTGCGGAGACAAGGAAGGTCAGCATGTTCGCGGCCAAGGCAGGGATAGCACCGTAGAGGGAAAAGAGCGCCGGGCCGAGCGCAGCAGCAATGACCGCGACGCCTAAGCCTGCGAACATGCTCTTGCTCGAGGCATCCACTCGACGTTCGGCGGGGATCACTACTTGCATCAGCGCGGCGCGTGCCGGATTGAAGAACTGCGAAAGCACCGAGATACCCAGCAACAAACAGAGCAGCGAGCCAATCATCAGTTGCTTGCTAGGGCCAGTGCTCGCAATCGCGATGACGGGAACGATCAGTGCAGCGCGAATCACGTCGGCCCAGACCATTGTGGGCTTCGCGCGCCAACGATCGACCCAGACTCCGGCAAACGGAGCAATGAAAAGCCGAGGCGCCGAGGAAGCGATCACAACAGCCGCGACATAAGTAGGAAGCAACGGGTCGTTGCGGGCGAGATCGAGCACCAGCCACACCGTGGCTGTGGCGCCGAGAACGAATTCCCCAAACGACGAAGTGGCTTGCGCCACCCACAGCAACGCAAAGTTTCTACTAACTAGATATCGCGCTGTCCTGCCCACGGTGCCAAGTTAGCTATCGTTTTGTTGCTCGGAACTGTCGCGCTGCTCCGAAGTGGGTGAATCCGAATCGCGATCCCGCTTGACGGACTCGTCGAGTGCCTGAGGATCGCCGTTACCACCGCCGTTTGCTTGCAGAAAGCTCTGCGCGATATTCGCCACCGTCGCGCCGAGGCGATAGAGGA
This window encodes:
- a CDS encoding MFS transporter; the protein is MGRTARYLVSRNFALLWVAQATSSFGEFVLGATATVWLVLDLARNDPLLPTYVAAVVIASSAPRLFIAPFAGVWVDRWRAKPTMVWADVIRAALIVPVIAIASTGPSKQLMIGSLLCLLLGISVLSQFFNPARAALMQVVIPAERRVDASSKSMFAGLGVAVIAAALGPALFSLYGAIPALAANMLTFLVSALVIAQTRNLAVIPISEPEIASFWSRFRSGIVTAWRVRSIRMVLIGVGLYGVSLGINNAVLSLFALETLRLSAAEYGMVAASFSLGGLIGAAFAAPLVRKVGSERLFPSVIVALGLCYFGYAFTRDFWSAAGMMLLCGVGFAVYLVAQGPILQASTPPGFMGRVTAVSVPILGLSSTLSTVISSQLLSYASVRAADAGSSLDPRAYAIAIAAGATVLCIGGVVMTLGAHQEPRKTASWVSSPERPS
- a CDS encoding DNA alkylation repair protein; protein product: MSSPTAQQHHDEVLGALSALARETEISPKRGELVRADRRSGYAYFGLRTPDRRRRVAAGFSFTDQDSASVLAAWDGIWNLANNGDVMFAALDFYRHRIGSRRWTAADGAELWSTTVGWIGRIDNWAHADDLARLYSFALADQPELVYPTLEEWSRSDSEWQRRIAMVSLIHYSGKNAVFMPIDPCLQLLANCVDDRRKTVSSALGWVLRELLAVHPDAVRAFLATHSASMPRPAIRRATERLPQPERDRVRASLA